The Streptomyces sp. NBC_01275 genome has a segment encoding these proteins:
- the rfbA gene encoding glucose-1-phosphate thymidylyltransferase RfbA — translation MRGILLAGGSGTRLRPVTRVASKQLLPVYNKPMIYYPLSVLMCAEIREILIITTPGFLEAYRSLLGDGSWLGLDLRYAEQPSPDGLADALRIGSDFVGDEQIALILGDNIFYSHQLPTMLQHERVLLDGCTLFGYPVADPERYGIAVTDADGTLVSLEEKPEKPTSNLAVTGLYFYDNDALALTRELTPSARGELEITDLNNKYLAAGRARLVNLGRGSAWFDTGTHDSLLDAATFVQLIEKRQGIRIACIEEVAYRLGFIDADQLFELGRRTGGSTEYGRYVMDVACASA, via the coding sequence ATGCGTGGAATCCTGCTGGCCGGCGGCTCCGGCACCAGGCTGCGGCCGGTCACCCGCGTCGCCTCGAAACAGCTGCTCCCGGTCTACAACAAGCCGATGATCTACTACCCGCTCTCGGTGCTGATGTGTGCGGAGATCCGGGAGATCCTGATCATCACCACCCCGGGGTTCCTGGAGGCGTACCGGAGCCTGCTCGGTGACGGGTCCTGGCTCGGGCTCGATCTGCGGTACGCCGAGCAGCCGAGCCCGGACGGCCTCGCCGACGCCCTGCGCATCGGCAGCGACTTCGTGGGAGACGAGCAGATCGCGCTCATCCTCGGTGACAACATCTTCTACAGCCACCAGTTGCCCACGATGCTCCAGCACGAGCGGGTGCTCCTCGACGGCTGCACGTTGTTCGGCTACCCGGTCGCCGATCCCGAGCGGTACGGCATCGCGGTCACCGACGCCGACGGGACGCTCGTCTCGCTGGAGGAGAAACCCGAGAAGCCGACCTCGAACCTGGCCGTGACGGGACTGTACTTCTACGACAACGACGCACTGGCGCTGACCCGTGAGCTGACCCCGTCGGCCCGGGGGGAGCTGGAGATCACCGATCTCAACAACAAGTACCTGGCAGCGGGCCGGGCCCGCCTGGTCAACCTGGGCCGGGGCAGCGCCTGGTTCGACACGGGGACGCACGACAGCCTGCTCGACGCGGCGACGTTCGTCCAGCTCATCGAGAAGCGCCAGGGCATCCGCATCGCCTGTATCGAGGAGGTCGCCTACCGTCTGGGCTTCATCGACGCCGACCAGCTCTTCGAACTCGGCCGGCGCACCGGAGGGTCGACCGAGTACGGGCGTTACGTGATGGACGTCGCCTGCGCGAGCGCCTGA
- a CDS encoding MarR family transcriptional regulator — translation MTAQHEDVPDAHSLLNAFAEVVSPLLDRTADIFASHQVPFSQANLLVQMHEVGGPRRMAVLAQAHGVAPRTVTSLVDGLEKRGLAARTPDPDDRRVILVSLTEKGEALMQQIEQTSAELAEELFAQMPADERVALAKLLAKVRTPRPEGTPES, via the coding sequence GTGACGGCGCAGCACGAGGACGTGCCCGACGCGCACTCCCTGCTGAACGCCTTCGCCGAGGTGGTCAGCCCGCTGCTGGACCGCACGGCCGACATCTTCGCCAGCCATCAGGTGCCGTTCTCCCAGGCCAATCTGCTGGTTCAGATGCACGAGGTGGGCGGCCCCCGGCGGATGGCGGTGCTGGCCCAGGCCCACGGCGTGGCGCCCCGGACCGTGACGTCCCTGGTGGACGGACTGGAGAAGCGGGGGTTGGCCGCACGCACACCGGACCCGGACGACCGCCGGGTCATCCTGGTCTCGCTGACCGAGAAGGGCGAGGCGCTGATGCAGCAGATCGAGCAGACGTCCGCCGAACTGGCGGAGGAGCTCTTCGCGCAGATGCCGGCCGACGAGCGGGTGGCGCTGGCGAAGCTGCTGGCCAAGGTACGCACCCCACGCCCGGAAGGGACACCGGAGTCATGA